tcacagagagagacacagcgagagagggagcacaagtgggggtactgggtgagggagaagcgggcttcctagtgagcagggaccccaatgtggggctcaatccaggaccctggaatcatgacctgatctgaaggcagacacttaacgactgagccacccaggcaccccatgctccAAACTTTCTCAGCAACCTTAGCTCCCCCAGGAGCTGCCATATAGATATGACAGGCTTTGGTCACACACTGGAGAAGCCTCTGGGCCTCCTCAGCATGCACGTGGGAGAAGGGGGCAAGGCCGGCCCTTTCACTCAGACCCCATGGCAAGCTCTCAGGAGCAAAGCGCAGACTCCTTGGCACATAGGGATCACGTCGATGTTGAGGCCTGCAGTAGCCTCCAGGGTGTCTCTGGGATTTGGGAAACCAAGATGCTGACTGCACAATGCATTGTGCCAGCTACACCGATGCATGAGGCCAAATGCCGAATAAAAATATGAGACCCTTGATCAAAAGTGACTATGGATTTCAAGATGGCGACAGCAGATCATGAAACCAGAAGGCCCCATGCTACCACCCAGGACACACCGTGCGCTGTTGTGCCTTCTAGAGTGTGAACAGTGTGGGTTCCCTGTGGTGAAGAGCCCAGCAGGGGCCTCTGCTCATGTGGCTCAGTGCCATCATAGCTACAGGCTGGAGTCCACTGAGGGCAGCACCCACAGGGATGGGCTTGAGCCAGACTCCTCACTACACCGTGGGGAGGAATTGATGTCCAGGACAGAGGGCATAGGTCAGATGAGCTAGATGGAATCACAGCCTTTGAACATGGGAGAGGAAGAGTTTCTGAGTTCAGAGAGATGTGACCTCCCACACCTGCCTGTATTGGCCCTACCAATTCAATTGGGCTAGGAAAGAGCAAGATGCAAGGAAGGACTGACCCAGGGATTCCTGCTTTCTCTCAATTTTGATAGAATTTTGGAAGAAGTAGAAGCCACAGTGTTTCTTTTACCAGTAGGAAGGTCTGTGTTGTGTGAATGGAGGTCTCAGTTCTTGGATTAGCCAAGAAAGATTTATGTGAGGATCCGCACTCCAGAAAGGACAGCCAGAAGGAAAGGAGCACGCACGAAAGAGTTAATTAAGGGCGGCACACTCTCGAGGTGGGACAGTGGGCAGGTCCAGAGGTGGTGACTGTCCTGGCTGCAGGGGTCCTTCCTTTTCACGTGAGCTGGGTCTTGCGTCATGGACAGACAGGGTGGTCTCTAATAGAGGCTGCTTCTAATCGTTTGTGAAACTTCTCCCACAGGATGGGAGTGGCTGTTTTTGACCCTACGAAGTTTGTATCCAAACTATCATGGCGGCCTTCCCCCATGGTGGGAGAGAGCAAAACTGCAATGCAAATGCATAATAATGAGTCTAGGGGTTACCCTATagcagagatggaagagaagagcaCGTATTTTGCACCTGTGGCTCTCGGTCTGTtagccctggggtcctgggagccaCAATGTCAGGATGTTGAGGGGTCTTGGAGGCCACAAAGTGAGGATGTTGTGTGTGCAGGCATCTAACGCATAAACTATCACTGTccttgcctccagctcaggtctaACTAGCTGCCTGCTCTGTCCCTTCATGACCATGCCAACCGAATGTTAATCAAAGGGAAAAGGGTGTCCTTCTGTACCTACTCCCCGAGTGGATGCCTGGATGACTAGGGAAGCCTACACGAGTGAGGCAAGAGAGGCAGTGACCAAGGAGGGCCGAGCCCACAGGAAGGCAGCACTTGCCCAAAAGAGCACAGGCTTTGTCTTTGATTCTTCCTGctcatgagaccatgacctttaCCTTGAAGAAGGTCATCAGAACAGAGGCCAGTGCAACAGAGAGAACGTGGGGTTAGCATCACAaccagggttcaaatcctgactccagCAGTTCCTGACTGTGGCTCTGAGCAAAGTGTGAAGCCTCCAAAAGCCTCCATCTCTGCTTCATTTGCAAAAGTCAGGATAAAAAGGTCTTTTATTCTGTGGTTGTTGTTTGAGCTACCAAGTGCAAATTCCCAGCATGGCCCGCTGCACAGGGAACCCCCCAGGCCTCATCCCCGGCTCTTCTCATGATCTATCCACACCACTGCTCAAttcactgtgtctgcctgtggcttTCTGTTCGGCAGAACAGGGGACAGCCCGTCAGCCCTACCAAATGGTCACTTTTTTGGGCTTCAGCTTCTTCATGGTAGTGATAATatcacacccctccccccacgaTATGACAAAAATGAACAGACTTTAGGAAATGTTACGCATGCAGCAATAAAAGCAGACATTAGGCAGAGGGTTAAATAGCCATGTAACAGAGTGTCCAGAGGATGGCGCTGTTGCATTTCATTCTCTGGCTGGGGGTGAAAACCCTTTGGGGAATCCAGTGGGAAGAATAACCCGTGAAAAGGAAGCCAGAAAGCATTTCTTGGGGGCGCTCCTTGGAAGTTCTCTTCCCAGCACATCGGTCCAAGTCAGTCTGCCTTGAGTCACAGCCTTCTGAGAGTGACCCAGGCCAGAGGCTCTCAGGCCTTGTCCCCAGCAGATGTTGTGCCATAGACAGCTCCTAAGCTGAGCAGAGGTGAGCAGGTCCCTATGCCCAGCCCATAACAGCCACAAGACAGAAGCATTGTAGTGCTCCTCAGAGTAGGAATATCAGAGCCGAGGCATCGGGAGAGGGGCCAGAGGGGGTGCCACTAGAGTTGGGTCTTCACAGACGGTGACTTCACAGGCTGTGCCGCTGGGAGTGGGATGGCCAGGGCAGTTGCCCCCGAGACTGAGGGTGTGGCCCTGAGGAAGTGTGGCTGGAGCTGGGGGTTGAGCAGGGACATAGTAGGAGCTGGTGCTAGAATAGTGGGGCAGGTCGCAGGCCACAGGGCAGGGGAAGATTCATGGCCCAGACCTCTCTCCCCTGGCATGGGGGAGATCAGGGAAAACATGGGGCTAACTGTTGCCCACTTGCAAATGTCTACTCTCTCACAGAACCACATACATGCCCTTATATGGACATTTCCACCCTCCCAGCCTACAGAGACACTGTCCCCATGAGTCCGCCCACTGCTATGGCAACACTTTCTCCCTGACCCCCAGAGAAAGAAGGGCCtatggggaggggtgggcaggggacagCATGGAGGGACCATCCTGCCCAGGTCTCACATTCAGGAAAGTCCACAGTTTAGACgtttgattttatttcaaagtGAAACTTTGATGCAGGCACAGAAGTACACCACCAGGACTAAAAGACATTCCTCGTCTGTCTTTATGATTCAGCAACATTGTCGTACCAGGAATTAGTATTTTCTACCATTCCAgtaattaattgtatttaaattaattaatttgtattaACTGTGTTAAAGCTCTTCATTGGTTCCACGTAAACATttaacacaaacttttttttttaaatacactggGAGCTTCAACCAGGCCTTTTATAGGCTTTGCCCTGGCCAGTGACCAGAAAGGCCACGGACTGGAATCTTCACCACTTCTAGACTCTTCCTCACTCCACCCCATTCCATGCATGACCTCTAGAGTCAGAGAAGAGAATGGAACTCAGAGGAAATGGAAACTCTGTCTTTTTTCGGGATCAGTGGGTGCTGAGTCCAGTCCTGGGGTCCAAGGTCAGGACACACAGCTCAAGAAAGCCAGCAGGTGCAGGCAGAGCTGGCCATGGCTAATAAGGACCTGAGTTCCCCCGTGGCTGGGAGCCCTCACCTAGGAAGGCTGCATGTCATTACTTGAGCACCTGTCACCAAGAAGTAAAAATAGGGACATCGCAAATACCAAAGCAAGGACACATTTATTCCAGCAAATTCAAATCCAGGTTCGGTCTCCCACAGAGTCCTGGTGGGAGGGAAGCCCACAGTTGTGTTATGCTGGTGAGCCAGTTATGCTGAGTAAATTAACAGCAGCCACGTGAGCTGTAGGCTGCCCTGTCCCTCAGGGTAGATCATACCTGCTCCTTCCAAACCATCTCAAAGTTCGAAGCCACAGGCAGCTGGTGGTCACATGTGAGATGCTGGTGGGAAAGGGCCCATGTCCCTCCAACCCCAGTGCATACAGCAACCCAAGGGCTCTGGCACGCACTCTCTCCATCCTGCAGTTGGTTTGGGGAGTGTTCCTCAGTGGTTTGAGGGTCATCTTAAAAATCATTGCGCCATTGAAACATCATAGGCACCGAGCAGTTGGAATGGGCCCTGGGACCTCCAAACAGCCCAGTCATACTGGTGGTACTGGCCAGGGCTGAATCCAGCTTGCCCcatgctccctgcctcccagaaTCTAATTATTCTTTCGCTGCAAGGTGACCCGATAAACTTGGATGGGATATTTGAGAAGCCCCAGGGCTTTGGTGGTGGACAGACCTATGCAGGCCTACGGGTTGAAATTACGGCATTGACCAGTGTTACTTCAACTGCCTGCATTTTGGTTCCTGCATGTGTAAATTGGGACTCATAACACCCATCTCATTGAGTTCTGGGAATCCGTAAAATGATGGGTGTCGAGCACATGCTGTCCCCGTCCCCTTCATCCCACTGGGGTTATTGGAATGTGTCCCACCCTTCTCGCCTCCTTTAATCCCTGTACATCTCTGCACCTCAACTTGTCTATACTCCCCTGCCTCATTTGTGCTATTTTCTGCTGACTCCgggttatttttctcttgtcctcTTTCCATTGTCACCTCTTGCCCCCCAACAATCCTTCTAggctttcctcttctccccaatCCCCACCCTTCATCCCTGGCCATTGCCTACCCCTGCGGTTAGACCCAGTGGTGTATGCTTGGTGTGGGCCGGCATTTACCTTCAGGACATGGcagctccctttcctccctcaggCTGCCATGCAGGCAGACTTAGTCCCCATGATGCCCAGAGGGACACAGGAGCCCTCCACCCTGCTTCACCCTGTCCCTCAGGCCAGCACTACCTGCACCCACACTCTGCCACGCTCATTCCTTCGTAATGGTATTTGAGGGTGGGGACCCCCATGTCATCCTTGTAGAGGATGGAGATGGGGCTCAGTTTGGTGGGCACGCAGCATGCCTTGCCCACCTTCATGGGGAACTTGAGATGCACCAGGGTCTGCACAATGGCATGCTTTGTCGGCGTGACGTCATCGGCTAGGGGGAAGAAGCAGCCACCTTTACATTCGTAAGCATCATACTCCTTGGGTGCAATGATCCAGCTGTCCCAGCCAATGTCCTCGAAGTTCACCCGTAGGGAGGTCTTCTGACAGTGGTTGTTGGCACCGGCACTCCTCTTCCGTCTGGCTAAAGAGGATGCTGCGGCTGTGTGAGCTTCCCCGTCCTCCTCATCCCTGTGGTCACCTGCCTCTGGCAGACCATTCTTGGACACCTTCTTGAACATACTGTCCTGTTCATGGCCAATCATCTCCCTGAGCTCCAGCCTGGTCTCCTTGGTCCCATTGCTGCGGTCATTGGAGAAGACAACAAAGAAGGGCAGGTTTTTGGAGCCTGGGGGGACACTGATATCCAGCTTGTCACAGCCCTTCCTGTGACTCTCCACAGTCActtccagtttatttttgctcttggtAGAGTCTGCTCTGACCCACCGCTTCACAGCACTGGAGACCTCAAAGGTTTCCCAACCCTCATCCGAAATGTCCTGGGACACAAGGAATGTCTTGGTGTCTGCAGAAGCTTCCCAAGCATCTGCTCCATCCAGAACATCATAAATAGCCATGTTGCCTCTCAGCTCATGAGAAGTGTCTGCATGACTTTGACAGGAGACATAGAGTCGGAGCTCGGCCCTGGTGATCTGCTCATGCCTAGGAATGGAGATATTGAAGAGCAAGATATGCTTCTGGAAGGGGAAGTCTTCTGTGGCTGT
Above is a genomic segment from Mustela nigripes isolate SB6536 chromosome 4, MUSNIG.SB6536, whole genome shotgun sequence containing:
- the GDF2 gene encoding growth/differentiation factor 2; its protein translation is MCCGALWVALPVLSLLAGCAPGKPLESRGRASAGGDAHRLLPGPGGEREGGAFDLRMFLENMKVDFLRSLNLSGIPSQDRTRAEPPQYMIDLYNRYTTDKSTTPASNIVRSFSVEDAVSITATEDFPFQKHILLFNISIPRHEQITRAELRLYVSCQSHADTSHELRGNMAIYDVLDGADAWEASADTKTFLVSQDISDEGWETFEVSSAVKRWVRADSTKSKNKLEVTVESHRKGCDKLDISVPPGSKNLPFFVVFSNDRSNGTKETRLELREMIGHEQDSMFKKVSKNGLPEAGDHRDEEDGEAHTAAASSLARRKRSAGANNHCQKTSLRVNFEDIGWDSWIIAPKEYDAYECKGGCFFPLADDVTPTKHAIVQTLVHLKFPMKVGKACCVPTKLSPISILYKDDMGVPTLKYHYEGMSVAECGCR